One stretch of Riemerella columbina DNA includes these proteins:
- a CDS encoding DUF3408 domain-containing protein, with protein sequence MSKKRNPINESELMELMAGKREEISVVKDSAKTSEPIKDEIVSDNETQNIEPANMLKPEQKASTSTRLKKTDVETYESLFFRSGETSARNGKSVYIRPEFHRRIVQIVQVIGEDKISIYNYLDNLLEEHFNRYEKEIKKAFKDKYKPIF encoded by the coding sequence ATGAGCAAGAAAAGAAATCCTATCAACGAAAGCGAGTTAATGGAGCTAATGGCAGGAAAAAGAGAGGAGATATCAGTTGTAAAAGATTCGGCTAAAACATCAGAGCCAATTAAAGATGAGATTGTTTCAGATAACGAAACTCAGAACATAGAACCTGCAAATATGCTCAAGCCTGAACAAAAGGCATCAACATCTACAAGGCTTAAGAAAACAGATGTAGAAACCTATGAAAGTTTGTTTTTTAGGTCTGGAGAAACTTCAGCAAGAAATGGAAAATCAGTGTATATCCGCCCCGAGTTTCATCGCAGGATTGTTCAAATAGTACAGGTAATTGGAGAGGACAAAATATCTATTTACAATTATCTCGATAACCTGTTAGAAGAACATTTTAATCGCTATGAAAAAGAAATTAAAAAAGCATTTAAAGACAAGTATAAACCAATATTTTAA
- a CDS encoding fibronectin type III domain-containing protein translates to MQAVSGNPVVGANPTEDNGVYKNNGLSEIFYFDYVEDCKVPTFLMAKNAGRGRVELSWTMPGQPSGLYSIQYRKRDSNTDWQTEESYQTKYILTGLENQTEYEYRIGTVCGNLQNFNPSPLEGRDFWQCICV, encoded by the coding sequence GTGCAAGCAGTAAGCGGTAATCCAGTAGTTGGCGCAAATCCTACCGAAGATAATGGAGTGTATAAAAACAATGGGCTCTCCGAGATATTTTATTTTGATTATGTAGAAGATTGTAAGGTGCCTACATTTTTAATGGCAAAAAATGCAGGTAGAGGACGCGTGGAGCTTAGTTGGACAATGCCCGGACAGCCCTCGGGATTATACAGTATACAATACCGAAAGAGAGACAGCAATACGGATTGGCAAACCGAAGAAAGTTACCAGACCAAATATATACTCACAGGCTTAGAAAATCAGACTGAATATGAATACAGAATAGGAACAGTTTGCGGAAATCTACAGAATTTTAACCCTTCACCGCTAGAGGGGAGAGACTTCTGGCAATGCATATGCGTATAG
- the mobC gene encoding conjugal transfer protein MobC, translated as MQNEDDLRGLAKIMQMMRAVSVIVVLMHLYWYCYGFFERQGWTLSIVNKVLQNFQKHPGLFNHQLYTKIFSVILLALSCLGTKGVKDEKITWRQIHIALACGILLFFGNFWILNLPLSFSVRAILYILTTSAGFISLLMAGAWMSRLLKSNLMEDVFNIENESFMQETQLMENEFSVNLPTKFYYNQQWNEGWINVINPFRATIVLGTPGSGKSYAIVNNYIKQQIEKGFSMYIYDFKFDDLSTIAYNHLLKHLDKYEVKPQFYVINFDDPRKSHRCNPINPQFMTDISDAYESAYTIMLNLNRTWIQKQGDFFVESPIILLAAIIWFLKIYENGKYCTFPHAIELLNKPYADIFTILTSYTELENYLSPFMDAWQGGAQDQLQGQIASAKIPLSRMISPQLYWVMTGDDFSLDINNPKEPKILCVGNNPDRQNIYSAALGLYNSRIVKLINKKGQLKSSVIIDELPTIYFRGLDNLIATARSNKVAVCLGFQDFSQLTRDYGDKESKVIQNTVGNIFSGQVVGETAKTLSERFGKVLQKRQSMTINRSDKSTSISTQMDSLIPPSKISNLTQGMFVGSVSDNFDQRIDQKIFHAQIVVDNEKVAKETKAYKKIPDILSFSDEEMKQQVEANYKQIKADIVTLVESEMERIANDPNLQHLIEKDT; from the coding sequence ATGCAAAACGAAGACGATTTAAGAGGCTTGGCAAAAATAATGCAGATGATGCGTGCCGTAAGTGTTATTGTGGTGCTAATGCACCTCTATTGGTATTGTTATGGCTTTTTTGAACGGCAAGGCTGGACATTAAGTATTGTCAATAAGGTATTGCAGAACTTTCAAAAACATCCAGGCTTGTTTAATCATCAACTGTATACGAAAATATTTTCGGTTATATTATTAGCATTAAGTTGCTTGGGTACCAAAGGCGTAAAAGATGAAAAAATCACTTGGCGACAAATTCATATCGCTTTGGCGTGTGGTATTTTGCTATTCTTTGGTAATTTTTGGATTTTGAATTTGCCTCTGTCTTTTAGCGTTCGAGCCATACTCTATATATTGACTACTTCCGCTGGATTTATATCGCTACTTATGGCTGGAGCTTGGATGAGCCGATTATTGAAAAGCAACCTTATGGAAGATGTTTTCAATATCGAGAACGAATCCTTTATGCAAGAAACACAACTCATGGAAAATGAGTTTTCGGTAAATCTACCCACAAAATTTTATTACAACCAACAATGGAACGAGGGCTGGATCAATGTCATTAACCCTTTTCGTGCAACGATTGTTTTGGGAACACCTGGTTCGGGTAAGTCCTATGCCATTGTAAACAATTATATCAAGCAACAAATCGAAAAAGGCTTTTCAATGTATATCTACGATTTTAAATTTGATGACCTTTCTACGATTGCCTATAACCATTTATTAAAACATTTAGATAAATACGAAGTTAAGCCCCAATTTTATGTCATAAACTTCGATGACCCTCGTAAGAGCCACCGCTGTAATCCCATCAATCCTCAATTTATGACGGATATATCCGATGCGTATGAGAGTGCTTATACGATTATGCTCAACCTTAACCGAACTTGGATACAGAAACAGGGGGATTTCTTTGTTGAATCGCCTATCATTTTATTAGCGGCTATCATTTGGTTTTTGAAAATCTATGAAAATGGTAAGTATTGCACCTTTCCACACGCCATTGAATTACTTAATAAACCCTATGCAGACATCTTTACGATTTTAACTTCCTACACCGAATTGGAAAACTATTTATCACCTTTTATGGACGCTTGGCAAGGCGGAGCCCAAGACCAGTTACAAGGACAGATAGCGAGTGCAAAAATCCCTTTATCAAGAATGATTTCACCACAATTGTATTGGGTAATGACGGGCGATGATTTTTCATTAGACATTAACAACCCGAAAGAGCCTAAAATTTTGTGCGTAGGGAATAATCCTGATAGACAAAATATCTATTCAGCAGCCTTAGGTTTATACAATTCCAGGATTGTAAAACTTATCAACAAAAAGGGGCAGTTAAAATCGTCTGTAATCATTGATGAGCTGCCTACGATTTATTTTCGTGGACTAGATAACCTAATTGCCACCGCAAGGAGTAACAAAGTAGCCGTTTGTTTAGGTTTCCAAGACTTCTCGCAGCTTACTCGCGATTATGGGGATAAAGAAAGTAAGGTAATCCAAAATACAGTAGGTAATATTTTTAGCGGACAAGTCGTCGGCGAAACCGCGAAAACCTTGTCTGAGCGTTTCGGTAAAGTTCTGCAAAAACGCCAAAGTATGACGATTAACCGTAGTGATAAATCCACCTCGATTAGTACACAAATGGATAGTTTAATCCCGCCCAGTAAAATATCCAACCTTACGCAAGGGATGTTTGTTGGTTCGGTATCGGATAACTTCGACCAGCGTATTGACCAAAAGATATTCCACGCCCAAATTGTAGTAGATAATGAAAAGGTAGCCAAAGAAACAAAGGCTTATAAGAAAATACCTGATATTTTATCATTCAGTGATGAAGAAATGAAACAGCAGGTAGAAGCGAATTACAAGCAAATCAAAGCCGATATTGTAACCCTTGTAGAAAGTGAAATGGAGAGAATTGCTAATGATCCTAATTTACAACATTTGATTGAGAAGGATACATAA
- a CDS encoding ParA family protein: MKKEPKFVSFATQKGGVGKTTFTILVASLLHYRMGYNVVVFDCDYPQHSISNLREQDLKIVMQNEHFKQKAHEQFSTINKKAYPIITCQSNEAIQKADEFINETPYDIDVVLFDMPGTVNTAGILTVLSHINHIFAPITADRVVIESTLSFTEVLSNIIAKNMESAIQTVHLFWNQVDGREKSPLYKIYENVIAELNLSMMQSFISDSKRFRKDGSGNQKYVFRSTLMPADERLMSGCHLDDFIKEFVKIIEV, translated from the coding sequence ATGAAAAAAGAACCCAAATTTGTCAGCTTTGCCACTCAAAAGGGCGGTGTAGGAAAAACTACTTTTACGATTTTAGTCGCCAGCTTGCTCCATTATCGAATGGGCTATAATGTAGTAGTATTCGATTGTGATTACCCACAGCATAGTATCAGCAATTTAAGAGAGCAAGATTTAAAAATCGTGATGCAGAATGAACATTTTAAACAGAAAGCTCACGAGCAATTCAGTACGATTAACAAAAAAGCCTATCCGATTATCACTTGCCAATCCAATGAGGCGATTCAAAAGGCAGATGAGTTTATCAACGAAACGCCTTATGATATTGATGTAGTGCTATTTGATATGCCGGGAACGGTTAATACCGCAGGAATCCTGACCGTTTTGTCCCATATCAATCATATTTTTGCGCCCATCACTGCCGATAGGGTGGTGATTGAAAGTACCCTTAGTTTTACAGAAGTACTTTCCAATATCATTGCTAAAAATATGGAGAGTGCTATACAAACCGTGCATTTGTTTTGGAACCAAGTCGATGGACGAGAAAAATCGCCATTGTATAAAATCTACGAAAATGTTATTGCAGAATTGAATTTGTCTATGATGCAGAGTTTTATCTCGGACAGCAAACGCTTCCGAAAAGATGGAAGTGGTAATCAGAAGTATGTATTTCGTTCCACCTTAATGCCTGCGGACGAACGACTCATGAGTGGTTGCCACTTGGATGATTTTATTAAGGAATTTGTAAAAATAATAGAAGTATGA
- a CDS encoding HsdM family class I SAM-dependent methyltransferase: MIKNSCNFHQLIANLGFAMSDDCLFLVEDINCNKSQVKFHLEKANELEASAVYFRKQLNGSYKPQVYLFDFTDRNFDQSMEDDLAKIQTNIWSSGEVPLACFFYNTEIKIIDCTKHITEDYKPKYLIEKLKLTGRVHKLYNEQFAIKIKSGIFWEEEELKNKFKFQNSAYDKLIDNIRYVSKKLTTEFTTISTEIVNKIIVQSILIKYLEETIDDNGNKLLSKKYFQKYNKASSFNDVLRQEGKFVELLSDLNHNFNGNVFKWEKEEQNQLKKVDLSLIADLLNTDKTDLDSKQLELGFPNWRYFEFKQIPVELISRLYEEFLAENKQDKGLYYTPLHLAKLLIDECIPLKKYKDFNLKEYTILDPACGSGIFLVVAFKRLVQIWRLQNNMKTPNINVLKSILRNIYGVDKEEQAVRLASFSLSLALCNELNPLTILNELKFDDLTKTNLIHSDFFECRVIEDKKFNLVIGNPPYVRGGTKDFKKNTTKFIQKEIEIPNNQIALKFLGDSYSFLKKGGLQCLLVKSSGILYNTGSRFYLETLLTETNVVQILDFTALARNRSLWDNKKVSFSVDGKKKETPLEVETAAVFIKEGKPNFSRNILHLTFRRTKATKERIIFEIDDYDLHFVNRQTAISNKFIWKNNLLGGGRIKQIIEKLSNTKKIEEFFKNYGIYGEGAGGAKSLHNDAFLGDKIESSFITQQYISSFEGLKEKEVYKYPNFLIKENIELPFSYNDKQIKFSNEIVGFYSSEEQRLRQLTSYFENNIDVLKFYNICTSGKLLVYKNTACKQEDILNLPFDFNINLLLSEMDNKIISEVNNIMQMFLRNGENSKALQPIKQHNLLSIISNYGAEFSRALNAIYQNKNRKFRLSDVVQLKNSLIATVFKYDNENIDPKFGNDLSELDIQGLTTNDISAHLSVNRIIKLYPQKDTIVFVKPNQYRYWLSLTAYRDADKCFSDFSNAGF; encoded by the coding sequence ATGATTAAAAACAGTTGTAATTTTCATCAATTGATAGCAAATCTTGGATTTGCTATGAGTGATGATTGTCTGTTTTTGGTAGAGGACATCAACTGTAACAAATCTCAAGTTAAATTTCATCTAGAAAAAGCTAATGAATTAGAAGCTTCGGCAGTTTATTTTAGAAAACAACTTAATGGAAGTTATAAACCTCAAGTATATTTATTTGATTTTACAGATCGTAATTTCGATCAATCAATGGAGGATGACTTGGCTAAAATTCAAACAAATATTTGGAGTAGTGGTGAAGTTCCATTAGCCTGCTTCTTTTACAATACAGAAATAAAGATTATTGATTGTACAAAACATATAACAGAAGATTATAAGCCAAAGTATTTAATAGAAAAACTTAAACTAACAGGTAGAGTTCATAAGTTATATAACGAACAATTTGCTATAAAAATAAAAAGTGGAATTTTTTGGGAGGAAGAAGAACTAAAAAATAAGTTTAAATTCCAAAATTCTGCTTATGATAAGTTGATTGACAATATTCGTTATGTGTCAAAAAAACTAACAACTGAGTTTACTACTATTTCAACTGAAATAGTTAATAAAATAATAGTTCAATCTATCCTAATAAAATATTTAGAGGAAACAATTGATGATAATGGTAATAAACTCTTATCGAAAAAGTATTTCCAGAAATATAATAAAGCATCATCCTTTAATGATGTTTTAAGGCAAGAAGGTAAATTTGTTGAACTTCTTTCGGATTTAAATCATAATTTCAACGGAAATGTTTTTAAATGGGAAAAAGAAGAGCAAAATCAACTAAAAAAAGTAGACTTATCTTTAATAGCAGATTTATTAAATACTGACAAAACAGACTTAGATTCAAAACAACTTGAATTAGGTTTTCCAAATTGGAGATATTTTGAATTTAAACAAATTCCTGTGGAATTAATTAGTCGCTTATATGAAGAGTTTTTAGCAGAGAATAAACAAGACAAAGGATTATATTATACTCCCTTGCATTTAGCAAAATTATTGATTGATGAATGCATTCCATTAAAAAAATATAAGGACTTTAATTTAAAGGAATACACAATTTTAGATCCTGCTTGCGGTTCGGGAATTTTTTTGGTAGTGGCTTTTAAGAGATTAGTGCAGATATGGCGACTCCAAAACAATATGAAGACTCCAAATATTAATGTTTTAAAGTCAATATTGAGAAATATTTACGGCGTTGATAAAGAAGAGCAAGCGGTACGGCTAGCATCGTTCAGTTTAAGTTTGGCTTTATGTAATGAATTAAATCCTTTAACGATTTTAAATGAATTGAAATTTGATGATTTAACGAAAACGAATTTAATTCATTCCGATTTTTTTGAATGTAGAGTCATTGAAGATAAAAAGTTCAATTTAGTAATTGGCAATCCTCCTTATGTTAGGGGAGGTACAAAAGATTTTAAAAAAAACACTACCAAATTTATTCAAAAAGAGATAGAAATTCCAAACAATCAAATCGCTTTGAAGTTTTTAGGTGATTCATACTCTTTCTTAAAGAAGGGGGGATTGCAATGTCTATTGGTAAAGTCTTCAGGAATACTATATAATACTGGATCAAGATTTTACCTAGAAACATTGCTTACAGAAACAAATGTTGTCCAAATATTAGATTTTACGGCTCTTGCAAGAAATAGATCATTATGGGACAACAAGAAAGTTTCTTTCTCTGTTGATGGGAAAAAGAAAGAAACTCCTCTAGAAGTGGAGACTGCTGCTGTTTTTATCAAAGAAGGAAAACCTAATTTTTCAAGAAACATATTACATTTAACCTTCAGAAGAACAAAAGCTACTAAAGAGCGAATAATTTTTGAAATAGATGACTATGACTTACATTTTGTAAATCGTCAAACTGCAATAAGTAATAAATTTATTTGGAAAAATAATCTATTAGGAGGAGGAAGAATAAAACAAATAATTGAAAAATTGTCTAACACAAAAAAAATAGAAGAATTTTTTAAAAATTATGGGATTTATGGGGAAGGAGCTGGAGGTGCTAAATCTTTACATAATGATGCTTTTTTAGGAGATAAAATAGAATCATCTTTTATAACACAACAGTATATATCATCTTTCGAAGGACTAAAAGAAAAAGAAGTTTACAAATATCCTAACTTTTTAATTAAAGAAAATATTGAATTACCTTTTTCATATAATGATAAACAAATAAAATTTTCAAATGAAATTGTTGGTTTTTATTCATCTGAAGAACAAAGGTTAAGACAATTAACATCTTATTTTGAAAACAATATTGATGTTTTGAAATTCTACAATATATGTACAAGTGGAAAATTACTTGTTTATAAAAATACAGCTTGTAAACAAGAAGATATATTAAATCTTCCTTTTGATTTTAATATAAATCTTTTATTATCCGAAATGGATAACAAAATCATTAGTGAAGTTAATAATATAATGCAAATGTTTCTTAGAAATGGAGAAAATTCAAAAGCCTTACAACCAATAAAACAGCATAATCTACTATCAATTATCTCAAATTATGGGGCTGAATTTTCACGAGCCTTAAATGCCATCTATCAAAACAAAAACCGCAAATTTAGATTATCTGATGTTGTTCAGTTAAAAAATTCATTAATAGCAACTGTTTTTAAGTACGATAATGAAAATATAGACCCAAAATTTGGCAACGATTTGTCCGAATTAGATATTCAAGGGCTTACAACTAATGATATTTCAGCTCATCTATCGGTAAATAGGATAATAAAATTATACCCTCAAAAAGATACCATTGTTTTTGTGAAACCAAATCAATATAGGTATTGGCTTTCATTAACGGCTTACCGAGATGCAGATAAATGTTTTTCAGATTTTTCAAATGCAGGTTTCTAG
- the mobA gene encoding conjugal transfer protein MobA, giving the protein MEKDNKQLPQGGRPEKLNPRSHRYVFRLNEEENAKFLALFEQSGLKVKSHFITSVLFSREIKTVKIDKTAIDFYTKLTELNAQFRKIGVNYNQIVKILYRHFSEKKAGAYLFKLEEQTKKLVALSEEIKQITQNFEQKHLKS; this is encoded by the coding sequence ATGGAAAAAGATAATAAGCAACTACCACAAGGCGGTCGTCCGGAGAAATTAAATCCCCGCAGTCATCGCTATGTATTTCGATTGAATGAGGAAGAAAACGCAAAGTTTTTAGCCTTATTTGAGCAATCAGGCTTGAAGGTAAAATCACATTTTATCACTTCGGTTTTGTTCAGTAGAGAAATTAAAACGGTAAAAATTGATAAAACTGCCATTGATTTTTATACCAAACTCACCGAATTAAACGCTCAATTTAGGAAAATAGGCGTCAATTATAACCAGATTGTCAAGATACTTTACCGCCATTTTTCAGAAAAAAAGGCAGGGGCATACCTTTTTAAACTCGAAGAACAGACCAAAAAGTTAGTGGCTTTAAGTGAAGAAATCAAACAGATTACGCAAAACTTTGAACAAAAACACTTAAAAAGCTGA
- the mobB gene encoding conjugal transfer protein MobB, whose translation MVAKIGRGSNLLGVLLYNYEKVEDDNGNILHTHHMIHPLDGQWDTSVLARSFEPYLVANQKTEKPILHISINPDPKDEVSDQDFKEIAAEYMQEMGYGNQPFVVFKHTDIERTHIHIVSVCVDEQGKKINDAFEKRKSMRVCRALEEKFGLQSALDKKEGEDKVLFQPVDYRKADLKSQLASIVRYIPQYYQFQSLGEYTALLQLLNIGTEKVEGELHGEHRRGLVYFALDENGEKASNPFKSSLFGKKAGLPSLEKQMEKHKPHLKKQDKSSLKQHIKNVLKTTQSKAEFRKALIPHKISVVFRENDQGKLYGVTFIDHNSRCVWNGSRLGKDLSANFFHKHFTQQEQQQTTPENHSQQFNPNGADTEVILNDNDYQETTYYEYEYDYPTIRALFSLLPEEQGVDYEEEAFINRMRRKKKKVKQRKK comes from the coding sequence ATGGTGGCAAAAATTGGAAGAGGGAGTAATCTTTTGGGAGTGCTTTTGTACAATTATGAAAAAGTGGAAGATGATAATGGCAATATTCTACACACACATCATATGATACATCCTTTGGATGGTCAATGGGATACTTCTGTTTTGGCTCGTTCGTTTGAACCATATTTAGTAGCCAATCAAAAAACTGAAAAACCAATCCTACACATTTCTATCAATCCTGACCCAAAAGATGAAGTTTCAGATCAAGATTTCAAAGAAATTGCTGCCGAATATATGCAAGAAATGGGATATGGCAATCAGCCTTTTGTGGTATTTAAACATACAGATATTGAAAGAACGCATATTCATATTGTTTCTGTTTGCGTAGATGAACAGGGCAAAAAAATCAATGATGCTTTTGAGAAACGAAAATCAATGCGAGTGTGTCGTGCATTAGAAGAAAAGTTTGGGTTGCAATCCGCCTTAGATAAAAAGGAAGGAGAAGACAAAGTCTTATTTCAACCTGTGGATTATCGCAAGGCAGACCTCAAAAGTCAGTTGGCTTCTATTGTTCGTTATATCCCTCAGTATTATCAATTTCAAAGTCTGGGAGAATATACCGCCTTGCTCCAGCTGTTGAATATTGGCACCGAAAAAGTGGAAGGCGAATTACACGGAGAACATCGGAGAGGATTGGTGTATTTTGCTTTGGATGAAAACGGAGAAAAGGCGAGCAATCCCTTTAAATCCTCATTATTTGGTAAAAAGGCGGGACTTCCATCATTAGAAAAGCAAATGGAAAAGCACAAGCCTCACTTAAAAAAGCAGGATAAATCATCGCTTAAACAGCATATTAAAAACGTTTTAAAAACAACCCAAAGCAAGGCAGAATTTAGAAAGGCTTTAATACCGCATAAAATATCGGTGGTTTTTCGTGAGAACGACCAAGGCAAATTATATGGAGTAACTTTTATCGACCATAATTCCCGTTGCGTTTGGAATGGTTCACGATTGGGGAAAGACCTTTCCGCTAATTTCTTTCATAAACATTTTACCCAACAAGAACAGCAGCAGACCACACCCGAAAACCATTCACAACAATTCAATCCGAATGGCGCAGATACAGAGGTAATTTTAAATGATAACGATTATCAAGAAACCACCTATTACGAGTATGAGTACGATTACCCAACGATTAGGGCGTTGTTTAGTCTTTTACCCGAAGAGCAAGGAGTTGATTACGAAGAAGAAGCCTTTATCAATCGAATGAGGCGTAAGAAAAAGAAAGTTAAACAACGAAAAAAATAA